A genomic stretch from Frigoribacterium sp. PvP032 includes:
- a CDS encoding DUF3817 domain-containing protein, translating to MSPRALFRSFAVAEVVTWALLIGGMLLKYVAKVGDWPVNVAGPIHGFVFLAYLVAGVVVAVNQRWSPGVTVLALASAVVPFASLPVERWIDRRGGLDGDWRREATGDPRDRRPLDRLLRWVLGHLALAVVLLLAAVVVVFVLLLIVGPPVGG from the coding sequence GTGTCGCCTCGCGCCCTCTTCCGTTCGTTCGCCGTCGCCGAGGTCGTGACCTGGGCCCTGCTGATCGGCGGGATGCTGCTCAAGTACGTCGCGAAGGTGGGCGACTGGCCGGTCAACGTCGCGGGGCCGATCCACGGGTTCGTGTTCCTCGCCTACCTCGTCGCCGGGGTCGTCGTCGCCGTGAACCAGCGCTGGTCGCCTGGCGTGACCGTGCTCGCCCTGGCCAGCGCGGTCGTGCCGTTCGCGTCGCTTCCCGTCGAGCGCTGGATCGACCGGCGCGGCGGCCTCGACGGCGACTGGCGTCGCGAGGCGACCGGCGACCCGCGCGACCGTCGTCCGCTCGACCGCCTCCTGCGCTGGGTGCTCGGGCACCTGGCGCTCGCGGTCGTCCTGCTGCTCGCAGCCGTCGTGGTCGTCTTCGTGCTGCTGCTGATCGTCGGTCCGCCCGTCGGCGGCTGA
- a CDS encoding aldo/keto reductase: MDYRTLGNSGASVSELTLGTMTFGAEADETTSHQMLDAFVAAGGTLVDTADVYSAGVSEEIIGRWLASHPTEAAQVVLATKGRFPMGEGPNDVGLSRRHLATALDASLSRLGVEHVDLYQMHAWDAFTPIDETLRFLDDAITAGKIGYYGFSNYLGWQLTKAVARAQALGYAPPVTLQPQYNLLVRDIEHEIVPASLDAGIGLLPWSPLAGGWLSGKYRRDEAPTGATRLGEDPKRGMEAWEARNGDERTWSAIEAVASVADAHGASSSQVALAWLLRQPAVTSVILGARTVAQLDDNLGASDLAKQLSDDELARLDASSSPRVDDYPYGTAGVAQRDRKLTGGR, encoded by the coding sequence ATGGACTACAGGACCCTCGGGAACAGCGGTGCCTCCGTGTCGGAGCTGACACTGGGCACCATGACGTTCGGCGCAGAAGCCGACGAGACCACTTCTCACCAGATGCTCGACGCGTTCGTCGCGGCCGGCGGCACGCTCGTCGACACCGCCGACGTGTACAGCGCCGGCGTCTCGGAAGAGATCATCGGGCGCTGGCTCGCCTCGCACCCCACGGAGGCGGCCCAGGTCGTGCTCGCCACGAAGGGCCGGTTCCCGATGGGGGAAGGCCCGAACGACGTCGGCCTCTCGCGGCGGCACCTCGCCACGGCGCTCGACGCGTCGCTCAGCAGGCTCGGCGTGGAGCACGTCGACCTCTACCAGATGCACGCCTGGGACGCCTTCACCCCGATCGACGAGACCCTGAGGTTCCTCGACGACGCGATCACGGCCGGCAAGATCGGCTACTACGGCTTCTCGAACTACCTCGGCTGGCAGCTGACGAAGGCCGTCGCCCGGGCCCAGGCCCTCGGCTACGCACCGCCCGTCACGCTGCAGCCGCAGTACAACCTGCTCGTCCGCGACATCGAGCACGAGATCGTGCCCGCGTCGCTCGACGCCGGCATCGGCCTGCTGCCGTGGTCGCCGCTCGCCGGCGGCTGGCTGAGCGGCAAGTACCGCCGCGACGAGGCCCCCACCGGCGCGACCCGCCTGGGCGAGGACCCGAAGCGGGGCATGGAGGCGTGGGAGGCGCGCAACGGGGACGAGCGCACCTGGTCCGCCATCGAGGCCGTCGCCTCCGTCGCGGACGCGCACGGCGCCTCCTCGTCGCAGGTCGCGCTCGCGTGGCTGCTGCGGCAGCCCGCGGTGACGTCGGTGATCCTGGGCGCGCGCACGGTCGCGCAGCTCGACGACAACCTCGGCGCGTCCGACCTCGCGAAGCAGCTCAGCGACGACGAGCTGGCCCGCCTCGACGCGTCGAGCAGCCCGCGCGTCGACGACTACCCGTACGGGACCGCGGGCGTCGCGCAGCGCGACCGCAAGCTGACCGGCGGCCGCTGA
- a CDS encoding tryptophan-rich sensory protein: MSTAATRPASATAPPASADVVRQVVVVVGAVLAIVLAAFGSGAFGGTSVSGASGGALSADATPIAPATTAFSIWSVIYAGLVAYAVYQALPGQRAVDRHRRLGYWVAASMLLNAAWLFAAVQLGQVWLSVVVIVALLAVLVRIFLLVVHTPTRSWVDAVVTDGTMGLYLGWVSVATAANIAAALVESGFGGFGLPGGVWSTVVLAVAGLSGVAVAVAGRGRVAPMLSLVWGLAWVAVGRFSGQPLDVAAGVTALVAAAVVLVAVVVLRVRAERSGSARASGEPLRAS; the protein is encoded by the coding sequence ATGAGCACAGCAGCGACCCGTCCCGCCTCCGCCACCGCACCTCCTGCGTCCGCCGACGTCGTCCGCCAGGTCGTCGTCGTGGTGGGCGCCGTACTCGCGATCGTCCTCGCGGCGTTCGGCTCGGGCGCCTTCGGCGGCACCTCCGTGTCGGGAGCCTCGGGCGGTGCACTCAGCGCCGACGCGACGCCGATCGCCCCGGCGACGACCGCCTTCTCGATCTGGTCGGTCATCTACGCCGGCCTCGTCGCCTACGCCGTCTACCAGGCGCTGCCCGGCCAGCGCGCGGTCGACCGGCACCGTCGCCTCGGGTACTGGGTGGCCGCCTCCATGCTGCTGAACGCGGCCTGGTTGTTCGCCGCCGTGCAGCTCGGCCAGGTCTGGCTGAGCGTGGTCGTGATCGTCGCGTTGCTGGCCGTGCTGGTCCGGATCTTCCTGCTCGTCGTGCACACCCCCACCCGCAGCTGGGTCGACGCCGTCGTCACCGACGGCACCATGGGGCTCTACCTCGGCTGGGTGTCGGTCGCGACCGCCGCGAACATCGCCGCGGCCCTCGTCGAGTCGGGCTTCGGCGGCTTCGGGCTGCCGGGCGGCGTCTGGTCGACGGTGGTCCTCGCGGTCGCCGGGCTCTCGGGCGTCGCGGTCGCCGTGGCCGGGCGGGGTCGCGTCGCGCCGATGCTCTCGCTCGTGTGGGGCCTGGCGTGGGTCGCCGTGGGTCGTTTCTCGGGTCAGCCGCTCGACGTCGCCGCAGGGGTCACCGCGCTGGTCGCCGCCGCCGTCGTGCTGGTCGCCGTCGTGGTGCTGCGGGTGCGTGCCGAGCGGAGCGGCTCGGCCCGCGCATCCGGGGAGCCGCTGCGCGCCTCCTGA
- a CDS encoding helix-turn-helix transcriptional regulator, whose translation MASPPTPTAWTRAGARRADFDDPRVRGVETSDPAVAHSIISRIYRLRDLTPAAGPDFSFGRVVSGDDRFAMGQIHYQGQLHAISEPLPEFFCISRVMAGRYGLADGRSELRAQAGDRFVFPSDRVKEHRWDDMHLGQVMLDRAAVERELTALSLATPPGGLQTLSMEPVSEALGEHWGSTTRHVLDGVLSNDAAMASPLVRAAAFRSLVTAFVEAFDTNVVGTGRSTDARALPSTVRRALAFVEEHAHDDIGVVEIAEAARLTPRGLQLAFRRHLDTTPMAALRAARLRGAHADLVLGDPTLGHTVAGIALSWGFANPGRFAALYSTQFGRTPRETLES comes from the coding sequence ATGGCGAGTCCCCCGACGCCGACGGCGTGGACCCGCGCGGGCGCACGCCGAGCCGACTTCGACGATCCTCGCGTGCGTGGCGTCGAGACGAGCGACCCTGCGGTCGCGCACTCGATCATCAGCCGCATCTACCGCCTCCGTGACCTCACGCCCGCGGCCGGCCCCGACTTCAGCTTCGGCCGGGTCGTCTCGGGCGACGACCGGTTCGCCATGGGCCAGATCCACTACCAGGGGCAGCTGCACGCCATCAGCGAGCCGCTGCCCGAGTTCTTCTGCATCAGCCGCGTCATGGCGGGCCGGTACGGCCTGGCCGACGGCAGGTCCGAGCTGCGTGCGCAGGCCGGCGACCGCTTCGTGTTCCCCAGCGACCGGGTCAAGGAGCACCGCTGGGACGACATGCACCTCGGCCAGGTGATGCTCGACCGGGCGGCCGTCGAGCGCGAGCTCACGGCGCTGTCGCTCGCGACGCCGCCGGGAGGGCTGCAGACCCTCTCCATGGAGCCCGTCTCGGAGGCCCTCGGAGAGCACTGGGGCAGCACGACGCGGCACGTGCTCGACGGCGTCCTCTCGAACGACGCCGCGATGGCGAGCCCGCTGGTGCGCGCGGCCGCGTTCCGTTCGCTCGTGACGGCGTTCGTCGAGGCCTTCGACACGAACGTGGTGGGGACGGGCAGGTCGACCGACGCCCGCGCCCTGCCGTCGACGGTGCGGCGGGCGCTCGCCTTCGTCGAGGAGCACGCCCACGACGACATCGGCGTCGTCGAGATCGCGGAGGCGGCCCGCCTGACCCCGAGGGGGCTGCAGCTGGCGTTCCGTCGCCACCTCGACACCACGCCGATGGCCGCTCTCCGCGCTGCCCGCCTGCGCGGCGCCCATGCCGACCTCGTGCTCGGCGACCCGACGCTCGGGCACACCGTGGCCGGCATCGCGCTGAGCTGGGGCTTCGCCAACCCCGGGCGCTTCGCCGCGCTGTACTCGACGCAGTTCGGCCGGACGCCCCGCGAGACGCTCGAGTCGTGA
- a CDS encoding heavy metal translocating P-type ATPase, whose amino-acid sequence MSNLHDQHAGHDQHAGHDTHADHDAHAAHAGHDAHAGHHGHGGHGDHAAQFRDKFWVSLVVAIPVVVFSSMFAGLLGYDVPSFPGSEWISPVLGTFLFAWGGWPFLSGGVAEARAKQPGMMLLIAMAITVAFVASWATTLGIGGLDLDFWWELALLVVIMLLGHWIEMRALGAASGALDALAALLPDTADRVDGDGDGTGAGTTTEVALADLVAGDVVLVRSGARVPADGVVVDGSAEMDESMVTGESRTVARGQGDRVVAGTVATDGTLRVQVTAVGDDTALAGIRRLVAEAQASSSRAQALADRAAALLFWFASGAGVVTFVVWLLLGDLDQAITRTVTVLVIACPHALGLAIPLVIAISTERAARAGVLVKDRLALERMRTVDTVLFDKTGTLTKGEPGVTDVATASSSSSSSSSSSSASAASSEGLTHDEALRLAAAAERDSEHPVARALVRAATAGSVPAAAPQEARVESFRSLTGSGVSARVDGVEVSVGGPGLLRDQGLEAPADLAAATEPWRADGAAVLWLVRSGSVVAAFALRDEVRPESAEAVRRLHDAGVRVAMVTGDAQQVADSVARELGIDEVFAEVRPDEKDARVAELQQRGQRVAMVGDGVNDAPALARADVGIAIGAGTDVAVESAGVVLASSDPRAVLSVISLSRVGYRKMIQNLVWGAGYNVLSVPLAAGVLAPVGFVLSPAAGAVLMSLSTVIVALNAQLLRRWRPAA is encoded by the coding sequence ATGAGCAATCTGCACGATCAGCACGCAGGGCACGATCAGCACGCGGGTCACGACACGCACGCCGATCACGACGCGCACGCCGCGCACGCGGGTCACGACGCGCACGCCGGCCACCACGGGCACGGGGGCCACGGCGACCATGCCGCGCAGTTCCGGGACAAGTTCTGGGTCAGCCTCGTCGTCGCGATCCCGGTGGTCGTCTTCAGCTCGATGTTCGCCGGGCTGCTCGGCTACGACGTCCCGTCGTTCCCCGGCTCGGAGTGGATCTCGCCGGTGCTCGGCACGTTCCTGTTCGCGTGGGGCGGCTGGCCTTTCCTCAGCGGGGGCGTCGCCGAGGCGCGGGCGAAGCAGCCGGGCATGATGCTCCTCATCGCGATGGCGATCACCGTGGCGTTCGTCGCGAGCTGGGCGACGACGCTCGGCATCGGCGGCCTCGACCTCGACTTCTGGTGGGAGCTCGCGCTCCTCGTCGTGATCATGCTGCTCGGGCACTGGATCGAGATGCGGGCGCTGGGTGCCGCCTCCGGGGCCCTCGACGCGCTCGCCGCGTTGCTGCCCGACACGGCCGACCGGGTCGACGGCGACGGCGACGGCACCGGCGCCGGCACGACGACCGAGGTCGCACTCGCCGACCTCGTCGCCGGCGACGTCGTGCTCGTGCGCTCTGGCGCCCGGGTCCCCGCCGACGGCGTCGTGGTGGACGGCTCCGCCGAGATGGACGAGTCGATGGTCACGGGGGAGTCGCGCACCGTCGCCCGGGGCCAGGGCGACCGCGTCGTCGCCGGCACGGTCGCGACCGACGGCACCCTGCGGGTCCAGGTCACCGCGGTCGGCGACGACACGGCCCTCGCCGGCATCCGACGGCTCGTCGCGGAGGCCCAGGCGTCGTCGTCGCGCGCCCAGGCCCTGGCTGACCGGGCCGCCGCCCTGCTCTTCTGGTTCGCCTCGGGTGCCGGGGTCGTCACCTTCGTCGTGTGGCTCCTCCTCGGCGACCTCGACCAGGCGATCACGCGCACGGTGACCGTGCTCGTCATCGCCTGCCCGCACGCCCTGGGCCTCGCCATCCCGCTCGTCATCGCCATCTCGACCGAGCGCGCTGCCCGGGCCGGCGTCCTCGTCAAGGACAGGCTCGCACTCGAGCGCATGCGCACCGTCGACACCGTGCTGTTCGACAAGACCGGCACCCTCACGAAGGGCGAGCCCGGTGTGACGGACGTGGCCACCGCCTCCTCGTCCTCCTCGTCCTCCTCGTCCTCCTCGTCCGCCTCGGCCGCCTCGTCCGAGGGGCTGACGCACGACGAGGCGCTGCGCCTCGCCGCGGCCGCCGAGCGCGACAGCGAGCACCCGGTCGCCCGAGCGCTGGTCCGTGCCGCGACGGCGGGCTCGGTGCCGGCGGCTGCCCCGCAGGAGGCGCGGGTCGAGTCGTTCCGCTCGCTGACGGGCAGCGGCGTCTCGGCTCGGGTCGACGGGGTCGAGGTCAGCGTCGGGGGACCCGGGCTGCTCCGCGACCAGGGCCTCGAGGCGCCTGCCGACCTCGCCGCGGCGACCGAGCCGTGGCGGGCCGACGGTGCGGCGGTGCTGTGGCTCGTTCGCTCGGGGAGCGTCGTGGCGGCGTTCGCGCTGCGAGACGAGGTGCGGCCCGAGTCGGCCGAGGCCGTGCGCCGGCTGCACGATGCCGGGGTGCGGGTCGCGATGGTGACGGGCGACGCGCAGCAGGTGGCGGACTCCGTCGCGCGCGAGCTCGGCATCGACGAGGTCTTCGCCGAGGTCCGCCCCGACGAGAAGGACGCGCGCGTCGCCGAGCTGCAGCAGCGCGGCCAGCGCGTGGCGATGGTGGGCGACGGAGTCAACGACGCGCCTGCCCTCGCACGGGCCGACGTGGGCATCGCTATCGGCGCGGGCACCGACGTCGCGGTCGAGTCGGCGGGCGTCGTGCTCGCCTCGAGCGACCCGCGTGCCGTGCTGTCGGTCATCTCGCTGTCCAGGGTCGGCTACCGCAAGATGATCCAGAACCTCGTGTGGGGAGCGGGCTACAACGTGCTCTCGGTGCCGCTCGCCGCGGGGGTGCTCGCGCCGGTCGGGTTCGTCCTGTCGCCGGCCGCCGGGGCGGTGCTCATGAGCCTGTCGACGGTGATCGTCGCGCTGAACGCGCAGCTCCTCCGCCGCTGGCGCCCCGCCGCCTGA
- a CDS encoding GntP family permease, whose protein sequence is MDDWTQTLGAAPLLAIAAGAIALILVLVIKFKLHAFLTLVIVAALTALATGIPTGAIADLLVTSFGSTLGSVALLVGLGAMLGRLVESSGGARVLADRMVDVFGEKRAPFALGLASLIMGFPIFFDAGLIVMLPIVFAVARRMGGKSLLLYGISSAAAFSVMHVFLPPHPGPVSATELLGADLGIVLVAGLVIVFPVWYVSGYLWAKYVNKRIPLPVLSLFGTPEDDVQAVNPPKAGTVMAVLAVPLVLILLNTGLSSLSSVGVVDGDAGWVQAFVLVGTSGIALLISVLVAAVVLGRARGVAGSALEKVLESALGPICSVVLITGAGGMFGGVLRASGIGDALADVLGDLGLPVIVAAWIIAAILRLAQGSATVALVTAAGLVAPAVALADLNAVQLAAVVLATAAGSVFAGHVNDSGFWLVGRLMGMDVKTTLRVWTVQQGVESVLGFAAALLVFTVGSLV, encoded by the coding sequence ATGGACGACTGGACACAGACCCTGGGGGCGGCTCCGCTCCTCGCGATCGCCGCGGGGGCGATCGCCTTGATCCTGGTGCTCGTCATCAAGTTCAAGCTGCACGCGTTCCTCACCCTGGTCATCGTCGCGGCGCTCACGGCCCTCGCGACGGGCATCCCCACCGGCGCCATCGCCGACCTGCTCGTCACGAGCTTCGGCAGCACCCTCGGCTCCGTCGCGCTGCTCGTCGGGCTCGGGGCCATGCTCGGGCGGCTCGTCGAGTCGTCGGGCGGCGCCCGGGTGCTCGCCGACCGGATGGTCGACGTCTTCGGGGAGAAGCGCGCCCCGTTCGCCCTCGGCCTCGCCTCGCTGATCATGGGCTTCCCGATCTTCTTCGACGCCGGCCTGATCGTCATGCTGCCGATCGTCTTCGCCGTGGCCCGCCGCATGGGCGGCAAGTCGCTGCTGCTCTACGGGATCAGCTCCGCCGCGGCCTTCTCGGTCATGCACGTGTTCCTGCCGCCGCACCCCGGCCCGGTCTCGGCGACCGAGCTGCTCGGCGCCGACCTCGGCATCGTGCTCGTCGCCGGCCTCGTCATCGTGTTCCCCGTCTGGTACGTCTCGGGCTACCTGTGGGCGAAGTACGTCAACAAGCGGATCCCGCTGCCCGTGCTGTCGCTGTTCGGCACCCCTGAGGACGACGTCCAGGCCGTCAACCCGCCCAAGGCCGGCACGGTCATGGCCGTCCTCGCCGTCCCGCTCGTCCTCATCCTCCTGAACACCGGGCTCAGCTCGCTCAGCTCGGTGGGCGTCGTCGACGGCGACGCCGGCTGGGTCCAGGCGTTCGTCCTGGTCGGCACGAGCGGCATCGCCCTGCTCATCTCGGTGCTCGTCGCGGCCGTCGTCCTGGGTCGTGCCCGAGGCGTCGCCGGCAGCGCGCTCGAGAAGGTGCTCGAGAGCGCCCTCGGCCCCATCTGCTCCGTCGTGCTCATCACCGGCGCCGGCGGCATGTTCGGCGGCGTCCTCCGCGCCTCGGGCATCGGCGACGCGCTCGCCGACGTGCTGGGCGACCTCGGCCTGCCCGTCATCGTCGCCGCGTGGATCATCGCCGCGATCCTGCGCCTCGCCCAGGGGTCGGCGACCGTCGCCCTCGTGACCGCCGCGGGCCTCGTCGCCCCGGCCGTCGCGCTGGCCGACCTCAACGCCGTCCAGCTCGCCGCCGTCGTGCTCGCCACGGCCGCGGGCTCGGTCTTCGCCGGCCACGTCAACGACTCGGGCTTCTGGCTCGTCGGCCGGCTGATGGGCATGGACGTCAAGACCACCCTGCGCGTGTGGACCGTGCAGCAGGGCGTCGAGTCCGTGCTCGGCTTCGCCGCGGCGCTGCTCGTCTTCACCGTCGGCTCGCTGGTCTGA
- a CDS encoding FadR/GntR family transcriptional regulator, with protein MTSRPGPEGTHARLVHALGGRIASGDLPAGTVLTLAALELEFGASRTAVREAVRVLESLDLIRSRRRVGMTVQPRASWRVLDAQLIRWTLAGPLRQRHLVELMELRAALEPAAARLAARNATDDQRAGLVRLAAELDDLGRAGRGDSSEYLAVDVAFHSLLLTASGNPLYAELAAPVREILEGRADLGLTPGVPWPGTLDAHVAAARAVADGDGDAAEHQVRTHIAIVSHEVQEAPGSEVDRAAD; from the coding sequence ATGACATCTCGCCCCGGGCCCGAGGGAACGCACGCACGGCTCGTGCACGCCCTCGGCGGCCGCATCGCCTCGGGCGACCTCCCCGCGGGCACCGTGCTCACCCTCGCCGCCCTCGAGCTCGAGTTCGGGGCCTCCCGGACCGCCGTGCGCGAGGCGGTGCGCGTCCTCGAGTCGCTCGACCTGATCCGGTCGCGCCGACGGGTGGGGATGACCGTGCAGCCGCGGGCGTCGTGGCGGGTGCTCGACGCGCAGCTCATCCGCTGGACCCTGGCCGGCCCGCTGCGGCAGCGGCACCTCGTCGAGCTGATGGAGCTGCGCGCCGCGCTCGAGCCGGCTGCCGCGCGCCTCGCAGCACGGAACGCCACCGACGACCAGCGGGCGGGCCTCGTGCGCCTCGCTGCCGAGCTCGACGACCTCGGCCGGGCCGGGCGGGGCGACTCGTCCGAGTACCTCGCGGTCGACGTCGCGTTCCACTCGCTGCTGCTCACGGCCAGCGGCAACCCCCTCTACGCCGAGCTCGCCGCCCCGGTCCGCGAGATCCTGGAGGGGCGCGCCGACCTCGGCCTCACGCCCGGCGTCCCCTGGCCGGGCACCCTCGACGCCCACGTCGCGGCCGCGCGCGCCGTGGCGGACGGCGACGGCGACGCGGCCGAGCACCAGGTGCGCACCCACATCGCCATCGTCAGCCACGAGGTGCAGGAGGCGCCGGGCAGCGAGGTGGACCGGGCGGCTGACTAG
- the aroC gene encoding chorismate synthase, with translation MSGSTFGELFRVTNFGESHGVAIGCVIDGCPPGLALTEADIQADLDRRRPGTSRHVTQRKEPDAVEILSGVYEGVTTGTPIALLIRNVDQRSKDYGNILDTFRPGHADYTYWRKYGVRDPRGGGRSSARLTAPMVAAGAVARKWLQEQGGISFVGWMSQLDDIAVPFTDESQISQNPFFAPDASIVPRLEERMDELRRAGDSCGARIDVVARNVPAGLGEPLFSKLDADIAAAMMGINAVKGVEIGAGFDSVSQRGSEHGDALTADGFESNDAGGVLGGISTGQDLRVSVAIKPTSSIRTPQRSIDRQGNETSVETFGRHDPCVGIRATPIVEAMLALVVMDHVLAFRAQIGPVEFTP, from the coding sequence ATGTCTGGCAGCACCTTCGGTGAACTCTTCCGCGTCACGAACTTCGGCGAGTCGCACGGCGTCGCCATCGGCTGCGTCATCGACGGGTGCCCTCCCGGCCTCGCCCTGACCGAGGCCGACATCCAGGCCGACCTCGACCGGCGTCGCCCCGGCACATCGCGACACGTGACGCAGCGCAAGGAGCCCGACGCCGTCGAGATCCTGTCCGGCGTGTACGAGGGCGTGACCACGGGCACGCCGATCGCCCTGCTGATCCGGAACGTCGACCAGCGCAGCAAGGACTACGGCAACATCCTCGACACGTTCCGCCCCGGGCACGCCGACTACACGTACTGGCGCAAGTACGGGGTGCGCGATCCTCGTGGCGGGGGCCGTTCCTCCGCCAGGCTCACCGCGCCGATGGTCGCCGCGGGCGCCGTCGCGCGCAAGTGGCTGCAGGAGCAGGGCGGCATCTCGTTCGTCGGCTGGATGAGCCAGCTCGACGACATCGCCGTCCCGTTCACCGACGAGTCGCAGATCTCGCAGAACCCGTTCTTCGCCCCCGACGCGTCGATCGTGCCCCGGCTCGAGGAGCGGATGGACGAGCTGCGCAGGGCCGGCGACTCGTGCGGCGCGCGCATCGACGTGGTCGCCCGCAACGTGCCCGCGGGCCTCGGCGAGCCCCTGTTCTCCAAGCTCGACGCGGACATCGCCGCCGCGATGATGGGCATCAACGCCGTCAAGGGCGTCGAGATCGGCGCGGGCTTCGACAGCGTCTCGCAGCGCGGCAGCGAGCACGGCGACGCGCTGACCGCCGACGGCTTCGAGAGCAACGACGCGGGCGGCGTGCTCGGCGGGATCTCGACCGGTCAGGACCTCAGGGTCTCCGTCGCGATCAAGCCGACGAGCTCGATCCGGACGCCGCAGCGGTCGATCGACCGACAGGGCAACGAGACGAGCGTCGAGACCTTCGGACGCCACGACCCCTGCGTGGGCATCCGCGCGACGCCGATCGTGGAGGCGATGCTCGCCCTGGTCGTGATGGACCACGTGCTCGCGTTCCGCGCCCAGATCGGGCCGGTGGAGTTCACGCCGTAG
- the dcd gene encoding dCTP deaminase encodes MLLSDHDIKLELDAGRIGLDPYDASLIQPSSIDVRLDRLFRLFDNHKYPFIDPAAEQPELTRLVETPADEPFILHPGEFVLGSTYERVTLPDDVAARLEGKSSLGRLGLLTHSTAGFIDPGFTGHVTLELSNVATLPIKLWPGMKIGQLCFFRLSSPADHPYGSGEYGSRYQGQRGPTASRSATNFVHTDVSARD; translated from the coding sequence GTGCTGCTCTCCGACCACGACATCAAGCTCGAGCTCGACGCCGGGCGCATCGGCCTCGACCCGTACGACGCCTCGCTGATCCAGCCGTCGAGCATCGACGTGCGGCTCGACCGCCTGTTCCGGCTGTTCGACAACCACAAGTACCCGTTCATCGACCCTGCCGCCGAGCAGCCGGAGCTGACGCGCCTGGTCGAGACCCCCGCGGACGAGCCGTTCATCCTGCACCCGGGCGAGTTCGTCCTCGGCAGCACCTACGAGCGAGTCACGCTGCCCGACGACGTCGCCGCGCGCCTCGAGGGCAAGAGCTCGCTCGGCCGCCTCGGCCTGCTGACGCACTCGACCGCCGGCTTCATCGACCCCGGCTTCACCGGGCATGTCACCCTCGAGCTGTCGAACGTGGCGACGTTGCCGATCAAGCTCTGGCCGGGCATGAAGATCGGGCAGCTCTGCTTCTTCCGCCTCAGCTCGCCGGCCGACCACCCGTACGGCTCGGGCGAGTACGGCTCGCGGTACCAGGGCCAGCGCGGGCCGACCGCGAGCCGCTCGGCGACGAACTTCGTCCACACGGACGTCTCCGCCCGCGACTGA
- a CDS encoding SDR family oxidoreductase has protein sequence MTSSLFDLTGRLALVTGSSRGLGRSFALALAEAGAQVIVHGRDAGALRETQDALEAATGTRPATTVFDVTDAASVEGAVGDLVAEHGVPDVLVNNAGVQKRAPFTEFPVEDWDAVVATNLSSVFYVSRFVAPGMVERGSGKIVNVASVQSMLARETIAPYSASKGGVAQLSRGMAADVARHGVQVNTLSPGYFATEMNTALWQDETFDAWLRQRTPARRWGRVEELTGTLIYLASSASDFVSGQNIFVDGGMTSVV, from the coding sequence ATGACCTCGTCCCTGTTCGACCTCACCGGCCGACTCGCCCTCGTGACCGGCTCCTCCAGGGGCCTCGGTCGTTCGTTCGCCCTGGCGCTGGCGGAGGCGGGGGCCCAGGTGATCGTGCACGGCCGAGACGCCGGGGCGCTGCGGGAGACCCAGGACGCCCTCGAGGCGGCCACGGGGACGCGGCCCGCGACGACGGTCTTCGACGTCACCGACGCCGCGTCGGTCGAGGGGGCCGTCGGCGACCTCGTGGCCGAGCACGGCGTGCCCGACGTCCTCGTGAACAACGCCGGCGTGCAGAAGCGGGCGCCGTTCACCGAGTTCCCGGTCGAGGACTGGGATGCCGTCGTCGCGACCAACCTGTCGAGCGTGTTCTACGTCTCGCGGTTCGTGGCGCCCGGCATGGTCGAGCGGGGCTCGGGCAAGATCGTCAACGTCGCGAGCGTCCAGTCGATGCTGGCACGCGAGACCATCGCGCCGTACTCGGCGAGCAAGGGCGGGGTCGCCCAGCTCAGCCGGGGCATGGCGGCCGACGTGGCCAGGCACGGGGTCCAGGTGAACACCCTGTCGCCCGGCTACTTCGCGACCGAGATGAACACCGCCCTGTGGCAGGACGAGACCTTCGACGCCTGGCTGCGGCAGCGCACCCCCGCGCGCCGCTGGGGACGTGTCGAAGAGCTCACGGGCACGCTCATCTACCTCGCGTCGAGCGCGAGCGACTTCGTCTCGGGGCAGAACATCTTCGTCGACGGCGGCATGACGAGCGTCGTCTGA